In the Fibrobacter sp. genome, one interval contains:
- a CDS encoding coproporphyrinogen III oxidase family protein: protein MPAFTKLFQEYTDLLCAEIVQFERTRPGLLGSAETLYLGGGTPSILPFECLQQIFGCLSSVGVDISRMREVSMEFNPESTSDESIENAKQLGVNRISLGLQTFDPNLLKLVGRSHSVQMGLSALEKLTSTKGIQVSGDLMFNLPRQSVQGFLDDVDRLSDLSLNHISFYGLTVSPRTRLGHRIEQGELSLDEDCYEPMYMGGVELLDRKGFKRYEVSNFARPGFESVHNKNYWNRGEYMGFGPGAHSFVGNTRFYAPEMYPRWREYVVGGCPAEGLSVDELDEDAVMEEWVWLSLRQSSGLDLGCLEKRGFCFSESAYGKWIDRGFLACENLEKQGGRTTVLKLVNRGWLFMDDIATDLMNQYSKME, encoded by the coding sequence ATGCCAGCGTTTACCAAGCTGTTTCAAGAGTACACGGACTTGTTGTGTGCTGAAATAGTCCAGTTTGAAAGGACCCGACCAGGGCTTTTAGGCAGTGCGGAAACTCTTTATCTTGGTGGAGGAACCCCATCCATTCTACCTTTCGAATGTCTTCAGCAAATTTTTGGATGCTTGTCGTCTGTAGGTGTTGACATTTCCCGGATGAGGGAAGTATCTATGGAGTTCAATCCCGAATCCACCAGCGACGAATCCATTGAAAATGCGAAGCAACTAGGTGTGAATCGAATAAGTCTCGGTTTACAGACCTTTGATCCGAATTTACTGAAACTGGTAGGACGTTCCCATTCTGTTCAGATGGGTTTGTCGGCGCTGGAAAAATTGACATCCACGAAGGGAATTCAGGTATCTGGTGATTTGATGTTCAATTTGCCTAGGCAAAGTGTGCAGGGCTTTCTTGATGATGTGGATCGTTTGTCAGATTTATCGCTGAATCACATCAGCTTCTACGGCTTGACAGTTTCGCCTCGTACCCGCTTGGGGCACCGCATAGAGCAGGGGGAACTTTCCCTAGATGAGGATTGTTATGAACCTATGTATATGGGAGGTGTGGAACTTCTTGATAGAAAAGGATTTAAACGCTACGAGGTGTCTAATTTTGCCAGACCGGGTTTTGAAAGCGTCCACAATAAAAATTACTGGAATCGAGGTGAATACATGGGCTTTGGCCCCGGAGCGCATAGCTTTGTTGGAAATACCCGGTTCTATGCCCCAGAAATGTACCCCCGCTGGCGAGAATATGTAGTTGGAGGCTGTCCTGCGGAAGGCCTTTCCGTGGATGAGCTGGATGAGGATGCTGTTATGGAGGAGTGGGTCTGGCTTTCCCTTAGGCAGAGTTCCGGGCTTGACCTGGGCTGCCTTGAAAAACGAGGATTTTGCTTCTCGGAAAGCGCCTATGGCAAGTGGATTGACAGGGGTTTCCTTGCCTGTGAAAACCTCGAGAAACAAGGTGGCCGGACGACTGTGCTAAAACTTGTAAATCGAGGTTGGCTGTTCATGGATGATATCGCCACCGATCTAATGAATCAGTATTCCAAGATGGAATAA
- a CDS encoding adenylate/guanylate cyclase domain-containing protein has translation MAMTRLTQRKFKAICFYILSWVFIVLGATALVMYGTENGIDWIKFIFMLQFALFTGLTHGIYDVVILQDEMDHRPVATALVIRSCFFLSTISVNLTLCTLIWGIREHEGIINEVAMQAVADMFRDPSQQILIFNLFLLGHLITFIRSVHKKFGSKVFINTVLGKYQDPIEEDLAFMFIDLKSSTTICEELGNMKYSNFMKDYYKLLSNCCEENHGEIYQIAGDGAFLTWKTKSCRHKARPLNCFYDFKECLLRTQKKFMRRYGIIPDFKAAAHCGKVISTEVGNFGSEMAYHGDVLNTTSRIQTLCSKLGQDLLISEDMLKNLPQTLPHGFSSSLAGTFELRGKKNSIPVYALQIPEIPESPKKKHF, from the coding sequence ATGGCAATGACTCGCTTGACACAACGCAAATTCAAGGCAATTTGCTTTTACATACTAAGTTGGGTGTTCATCGTTCTAGGTGCAACAGCCCTCGTCATGTATGGCACCGAGAACGGCATTGATTGGATCAAGTTCATATTCATGCTGCAGTTCGCCTTATTTACCGGACTTACGCACGGCATCTACGATGTGGTGATCCTTCAAGACGAAATGGACCACAGGCCCGTGGCCACAGCCCTTGTAATCCGTTCATGCTTTTTCCTTTCAACCATCAGCGTTAATTTAACCCTATGCACCTTGATATGGGGAATTCGCGAGCACGAAGGAATCATCAACGAAGTTGCCATGCAAGCTGTGGCCGACATGTTCAGAGATCCTAGCCAACAGATTCTCATTTTCAACTTGTTCCTGCTCGGGCACCTGATTACCTTTATACGTTCCGTACACAAGAAATTCGGTTCCAAGGTTTTTATCAATACGGTTCTTGGCAAGTACCAGGATCCTATCGAAGAAGACCTCGCCTTCATGTTCATTGACCTAAAGTCCTCCACCACCATTTGCGAAGAACTGGGCAACATGAAGTACAGCAACTTCATGAAAGACTACTACAAGCTTTTGTCCAACTGTTGCGAAGAAAACCATGGTGAAATTTACCAGATTGCTGGCGACGGCGCTTTCCTTACATGGAAAACAAAATCCTGCCGTCACAAAGCAAGACCCCTAAACTGTTTTTACGATTTCAAGGAGTGCCTGTTGCGCACACAAAAAAAATTTATGCGTCGCTACGGCATCATACCCGACTTCAAGGCAGCAGCCCACTGTGGCAAAGTGATTTCCACTGAAGTCGGGAACTTTGGAAGCGAAATGGCCTATCATGGAGATGTATTAAACACAACCTCCAGAATCCAGACACTATGCAGCAAGCTGGGACAGGACTTATTGATTTCCGAAGATATGCTAAAGAACCTGCCACAAACTCTGCCGCACGGGTTCTCCAGTTCCTTGGCAGGAACCTTCGAGCTACGCGGAAAGAAAAATTCTATCCCGGTATACGCCCTGCAAATTCCAGAAATACCGGAAAGCCCTAAAAAGAAACATTTTTAA